In Hyphomicrobiales bacterium, the sequence ACTATGTGCGGACCTATTTTGGAACCTGGGGGGCGATGCCCGGCACGGGCGGGCTGCTGCAGCGCTTCAACACCGGCGTCCATACGGTCGGCGCACTGGCGCAACTAACCTATCACTGGTCCGATCATCTCCAGACCACGGCCTACGTCGAATACAAGCGCCTCGTCGGCGACGCCACGCGCTCGCCGATCGTCCGGCCGTTCGGATCACGCGATTCGCTCACGATCGGCCTCTCCGCGAGCTACTCCTTCGATACCGGAACGAACTATTCCTTCGGTCTCTGAGGAACGACGGCACCAGACCGGGCTCGCCTCGGCCGCGACTGCCAACCCGAACGAAAAAGGCGGACCGGATACCGGCCCGCCTTTTCGCTTTTTTCAGCCCGAGATTCGGCTGGGATCAGCCGACGATCTCGTTGCCCGAGAAGAACTGGGCGATCTCGATCGCCGCGGTCTCCGGAGCGTCCGAACCATGGACGGTGTTCTCGCCGACCGACAGGGCGAAGAGCTTGCGGACAGTGCCCTCGGCGGCGTTCGCCGGGTTGGTGGCGCCCATCACTTCGCGATACTTCGCGATGGCATCCTCGCCTTCGAGCACCTGCACGACGACGGGGCCGGAGGTCATGAACTCGACGAGCTCGCCGAAGAAGGGACGCGCCGAGTGGACCGCATAGAAGGTCTCGGCCTGGGCCTTCGTCATCTGGATGCGCTTCTGCGCGACGATACGCAGGCCGGCCTTCTCGATGACCGCGTTGACCGCGCCGGTGAGGTTGCGCTTGGTCGCGTCGGGCTTGAGAATGGAGAAGGTACGCTGGACAGCCATCGAAAGATCCTTGGAAGGGTACGGGATAAGGGAAATGCGGCGCGCTTATAGCTGCCGCCTCCCCGCCCCACAAGGCTCGTGGCAATGGCGACGCCCGCCGTCCTTCGCGTGACCGGCGTTGCGGCGCCCTGTCGCGTGTCGGGAGCCGCGCGCCGCACCAATGCGCAGCAACCCTTCTTCCGGCTTGAGCCCGGCCGAAACCCTGTTATAGTTCATATATGAACCATGCAGACATAGCTGGTCGCACAAGGGAGGATCGGATGAATTCCGGAATCGGATCGAAGGTCGCGGCTCTGGCCGCTCTCGCCATGCTGGCAAGCGTTGCCGGCGCGGGAGCCCAGGAAGTCGTCGGCACCTGGGAGCGTGACACCGGCGCATCGCGAGTGCGCTTCACCAAATGCGGCGACGCGCTCTGCGGCTCGCTCTCCTGGCTCAAGGACACGAGCGGGCCGGCCAAGGTCGGCCAGCGCATCTTCTACGACATGAAGCCGAACGGCGCGAACAAGTGGAGCGGCAGCGCCTTCAATCCGGAGGACGGCAAGACCTATTCCGGCACGATGACGCTGTCGGGCGACACCTTGACCACCGCCGGCTGCGTCATGGGCGGACTGATCTGCCGTTCGGTGAAGTGGAACCGATCGAACTGAGATTTGCTTGCCCTTCTCTCACCCATCTCGGATTTGCCGGAGATGGGCAGCTCAAAATGCTGAAGTCGGCAACAGCCGACTTCAGTCGGGAGAAGGTGGCAGCGCGAGGCGCTGACGGATGAGGGCCGTCAGCGCCATCCTTCCCTCATCCGTCTGCTTCGCAGACACCTTCTCCCCAAGGGGAGAAGGAAAAAGCTCAGCGCGCCTTCTGGCCGAAGAGGACCCCCTTTTCCTCCGGCGTGCTGATGCCGGCGGGGTTGCGCAGCTCTTCGCCGACCTTCAGCCCACGTTGCACCGCCGGCCGCGCCTGCATGGTCGCCAGCCAGCGCGCCACGTTCGGGAACTGCTTGAGATCCTGGCCCTGCCTTTCCCAGCCACGGGCCCAGCCGATGCAGGCCATGTCGGCTATGGAATATTCGCCGCAGATGAAGTCCCGGCCTTCGAGGCGCTTGTTAAGCACGCCGTACAAGCGGTTGGCCTCGTTGGTATAGCGTTCGATGGCGTAGGGCACGGGCTCGGGCGCGTAGAGGCGGAAGTGATGGGTCTGGCCGAGCATCGGCCCGAAACCGCCCATCTGCCAGAACAGCCATTCGTCGACTTCGACGCGGGCCCGCTCGTCCTTCGGATAGAATTTCCCGGTCTTGCGGCCGAGATATTGCAGGATCGCGCCGGATTCGAAGACCGAGATCGGTTTGCCGTCCGGCCCGTCGGGGTCGACGATCGCCGGCATGCGGTTGTTCGGCGAGATCGCGAGGAAGTCCGGCTTGAACTGGTCGCCCTTGCCGATATTCACCGGAACGACGGTGTAGAGCAGCCCGCATTCCTCGAGCATGATGGTGATCTTGGTGCCGTTCGGCGTCGGCCAATAATAAAGGTCGATCGGCTTGGCGGGGGCTTCGGAGATCAGTCGCTTCCTTTCAGGCGGGAGGCCTCGCCTCGAAACCTAGGAAGCCTCCGAAAGACCCGGAAGGGGCTGCGGCCCGCTCCCGACGCGGCCGCGCCATGCCGTGACAGCGTGGTCGCTCAGAGCGGAAGCGCCTTCTTGAAGCCCTCGTGGCTCTGCTCGAAACCCAGGCTCCGGTAGAAGCGGTGAGCCTCGGGACGGGCCTTGTTCGAGGTCAGCTCGACGAGCCCGACGCCCTTCTCCGCAGCGAAAGCCAGCGCGTGGCGCATCATCACTGCGCCGATGCCGCGACCACGGTATTCCGGCGCGACGTGGACGCTCTCGATCTTGGCGCGAACACGGCCGCGCTCGGCCATGCCCGGCAGCAAGGTGATCTGATAGGTGCCGACCACCAGCCCTTCCCGCTCCGCCACGAAAAGCGTGTTGTAGGGATTGGCGGACACCGCCTCGAAGGCCTTCAGATAGACCGGGTCCCGCGCCTCGGCGAGGATCTGTTCCGCCGTCCGCTTCTGCACCGGCGCGCCATGCATGATCAGGGTGGCGATACGCGGCACGTCCGCCGCGACCGCCTCGCGCATGCGGATCCCGGAAGCCTCGCTGGTCGCCATCGTCATCTCTCGCCGGTTGCCGCCGCGCTCAGCTCGCGAAAAGCCGCTTGGCCATCAGCAGCGTGTTGGGCGTGTCTTCCCGGCCATCGAAGCGCGCCTGCCGCTGCAGGAAGAAACCCATGCGCTCGTAGAAGGCGATGGCGAGTTCGTTCTGGCTCTCGACTTCCAGACGCGCGACCGGCGCCTCCGGGAAGCAGGCCAGCGCCACCTGCAAAAGCGTGCGCCCGATGCCGACGCCCTGCCAGGCCGGCAGGACATAGAGCCGCGTCAGCAGGGCCGCGCCGTCCCGTTCCGGTCGGGCGGAAGCGGTGGCGACGACTTCGTCGCCGATCAGCGCGACGAGAAAGACGCCCTCGTCGCGGCCGAGCTGAGCCCGCAGGTTTTCGAGCGAGTGCCAGGCATTGGTGATCTCGGCGACGCGCTGCCAGCCATAGATGCCGTCATAGGTGTCATGCCAGGTCTCGACCAACAGCGCCCTCACCGCCGGAACATCGGCGGCTTCGGCGTCGCGGATGACGAGACCTGCGGGCGTCACATGCTCACTCGATGCCGAGCTTCTTCTTCAGAATCTCATTCAGCGCCTGCGGGTTGGCCTTGCCGCCCGAGGCCTTCATCGCCTGGCCGACGAACCAGCCCAGCATGGTCGGCTTCGCCTTGACCTGCTCGACCTTGTCGGGATTGGCCGCGATGATCTCGTCGACCGCCTTCTCGATGGCGCCGGTGTCGGTGACCTGCTTCATGCCGCGGGCCTCGACGATCTCGCGCGGGTCGCCGCCTTCTGTCCAGACGATCTCGAACAGGTCCTTGGCGATCTTGCCGGAGATCACGCCCTCGCCGATCAGGTCGACGAGCCCGCCGAGCTGCGCAGCGGAGACCGGCGATGTCGTGATGTCCTTGCCTTCCTTGTTGAGGCGGCCGAACAGCTCGTTGATCACCCAGTTTGCGGCGGCCTTGCCGTCGCGGCCCTTGGCGACTTCCTCGAAATAGTCGGCCTGCTCGCGCTCGGCGACCAGCACCGAGGCGTCATAGGGCGAGAGCGCGTAGGTCGCGATGAAGCGGGCCTTCTTGGCGTCCGGCAGCTCCGGCAGTGCGCCCTTCAGGCTCTCGACGAAGGCGTCGTCGAATTCGAGCGGCAGCAGGTCCGGGTCCGGGAAATAGCGATAGTCATGCGCTTCTTCCTTGGAGCGCATCGAGCGCGTCTCGCCCTTGCCGGGATCGTAGAGGCGGGTTTCCTGGTCGATGGTGCCGCCATCCTCGATGATGCCGATCTGGCGGCGCGCCTCGGTCTCGACTGCCTGGCCGATGAAGCGGATCGAGTTGACGTTCTTGATCTCGCAGCGCGTGCCGAGAGCGTCGCCCGGCTTGCGCACGGAGACATTCACGTCGGCGCGGAGATTGCCCTTCTCCATGTCGCCGTCGCAGGTGCCGAGATAGCGCAGGATGGTGCGCAGCTTCGAGACATAGGCCTTGGCCTCGTCCGCCGAGCGCAGGTCCGGCTTGGAGACGATCTCCATCAGCGCCACGCCCGAGCGGTTGAGGTCGACGAAGCTCATCGTCGGGTGCTGGTCGTGGATCGACTTGCCGGCGTCCTGCTCGAGATGCAGGCGCTCGATGCCGACGGTGATCTGCTCGGTCGGCGAGAGATCGACGGTGATCTCGCCCTCGCCCACGATCGGGCTCTTGTACTGGCTGATCTGGTAGCCCTGCGGCAGATCGGGATAGAAATAGTTCTTCCGGTCGAAGACCGAGCGGTTGTTGATCTGCGCGTTGAGGCCCAGGCCCGTGCGGACCGCCTGACGGACGCATTCGGCATTGATGACCGGCAGCATGCCGGGCATGGCGGCGTCGACGAGGCTGACATGCTCGTTCGGCTCGGCGCCGAAACCGGTCGAGGCACCGGAGAACAGCTTGGCATTGGAGGTGACCTGGGCATGGATCTCCATGCCGATCACGATCTCCCAATCACCGGTCGCGCCCTTGATCAGCTTCTTCGGGTCGGCGGGGCGGGCATGCGCATTCATCTGTGGTCTTCCGGCTGAATGAATTGCCTACGCGTTACGATGTCGGCGGGCCTGCGGCAAGCATCCGTTGCTTCGCATGGCCGCATTGAATCCCGCTTCATTGCGCCGCGCCGTTGCGCTCCTGCAACCGGATGGCGGGAATATGGCTTATTTGGCGCAAGATCGCGCAACATGATGGGTGATGGATCTTGACATTCGTCACTCGTCATCCCTTTTAGCGCCAAAGGCCGCGAAACCGGCTATGGTTGGCCGGCCCGTCATTCGGAGTTCCCTCATGTCACGCAGCCGTTTCATCGGTCTGGTGCTCACCGCCATTGCCGTGTCGAGCGGCCCCGCTTCGTTCGACGCCGCCGCCCAGGGGGCTCCGCCGGCCCCTCCGGTTCAGGTCGCGCCCCCGCTCGCCAAGCGCATCACCAACTGGGACGAATTCACCGGGCGCTTCGAAGCCAGCGAACAGGTCGAGGTCCGCGCCCGCGTCTCCGGCTTCATCGACCGCGTGCACTTCCAGGACGGCTCGCTCATCCAGAAAGGCGACCTGCTCTTTACCATCGATCAGCGGCCTTACAAACTCGCCGTCGACGTCGCCCGCGCCGAGGTCGCGCGCGCCAAGGCCCAGGTCGAGCTCGCCCAGAACGAGGTCGAGCGCGCCGAGGGCCTGACCCAGAATCGCACGATCACGGCCCGCGACGTCGATCAGCGCCGCGCCAACCTGAACAGCGCGGTCGGAACGCTGCAGGGCGGCGAGGCCAATCTCAAGAATGCCGAGCTCAATCTCGAATGGACCGAGGTGCGCGCACCGCTTTCCGGCCGCATCTCCAACCGCCGCGTCGATCCGGGCAACCTGATCGCCGGCGGCCAGTCGGGCGCGACGCTGCTGACCACCATCGTGGCGGTCTCGCCGATCTACTTCACCTTCGACGTCTCCGAGGCCGACTTCCTGCGCTACTCGCGCATGGCCAGCCTGCGCGACGGCTCCGGCAACGACGCCGGCGTCCCCGTCGAGGTGCGGCTCTCCGACGAGACCCAATGGGGCCGGCGCGGCAAGGTCAACTTCGTCGACAACGCCCTGAATGCGCGCTCGGCCACCATCCGAGGCCGCGCCGTGTTCGACAACAAGGACCAGTTCCTCACGCCTGGCGTCTTCGGCCGGCTGCGCTTCTTCGCCGGCGAGGCCGATGCGCTGCTCGTGCCCGATACGGTGATCGCCTCCGACCAGGCCAACAAGGTCGTGCTGACGGTCGGCCCCGAGAACAAGGTCGTGCCGAAGCGGGTCGTGCTCGGGCCGATCAGCGAGGGCCTCCGGGTGATCCGTTCCGGCCTGTCGCCCGAGGACAAGGTGATCATCGGCGGCAACGCCAACCCGATGGTTCGCCCGGGCGTCGCGGTCACGCCGCAACCCGGCGAGATCAAGATCGCCACGACGAACTGAGCGCTTCCGCACCGGCTTGATCCAAAAGCCTGTGCCCGCTTCTCGGGCCATGCCGGCCCGCCTTTGAAACACGGGCGCCACCGGGCGTCCGCCCGCCTTTATCCGGACAGGACATTTCCATGTTCCGCTTCGCCCATTTCTTCATCGACCGGCCAATCTTCGCCACCGTTCTCTCGGTGCTGCTGACGATCGCCGGCGCCATCGCCCAGCGCGGCCTGCCGATCTCCGAGTACCCCGAGATCGCGCCGCCTACCGTCTCGATCACCGCGACCTATCCCGGCGCTTCGGCCGAGGTCGTCGCCGCCACGGTGGCGACGCCGATCGAGCAGGAGGTGAACGGCGTCGACGACATGCTCTACATCTCCTCGCAGTCGACCGGCGACGGGCGGGTGACGATCAACGTCGTGTTCAAGGCCGGCGTCGACATCGACCAGGCGCAGGTGCTGGTGCAGAACCGCGTCTCGCAGGCCGAGGCACGCCTGCCGCAGGATGTGCGCGCGCTCGGCATCCAGGTCCGCAAGGCCTCGCCCGACTTCCTGATGGTCATCAACATGATCTCGCCGGACGGGTCGCGCGACGCGCAATACATCTCCAACTACGCCTCGCTCTATGTGAAGGACGTGCTGACCCGCGTCGATGGCGTCGGCGACGTGCAGGTCTTCGGCGCGCGCGACTTCTCGATGCGCATCTGGCTCGACCCGGCCAAGGTTGCGGCCCGCAACCTGACGGCCGGCGACGTCGTCGCCGCGCTCAGGGCCGCGAACGTGCAGGTCGCGGCCGGCGCGCTGAACCAGCCCCCGGCAAAGTCGGACGAGGCCTTCCAGTTCTCGGTCAACACGCTCGGCCGCCTGACCGACGTTTCCGAGTTCGAGAACATCGTCGTGCGCTCCGATGCGGATGGCGGCACGATCCGCATTCGGGATATCGCCCGCGTCGAACTCGGCTCGCAGGACTACACCACCAACGCCTATCTCGATAACAGGAACACCGTCGCCATCGGCGTCTTCCAGCGCCCGGGCTCCAACGCGCTCGCGACCTCGGACAAGCTGATCTCGACGATGACCGAGATGGCCAAGCAGTTCCCGGTCGGCCTCGAGCACCGCATCATCTACAACCCGACCGAATTCATCGGCGAATCCGTCGACGCCGTGGTGCACACGCTGCTCGAAGCGATCGTGCTCGTCGTGGTCGTGGTGATCCTGTTCCTGCAGACCTGGCGCGCCGCGATCATCCCGATCGTCGCGATCCCGGTCTCGCTGGTCGGCACCTTCCTGGTGATGAGCGCAGTCGGCATCTCCTTCAACACGATCTCGCTGCTGGCGCTGGTTCTCGCCATCGGCATCGTCGTCGACGACGCGATCGTGGTGGTAGAGAACGTCGAGCGCTATCTCGCCGAGGGCCTCACGCCCAAGGAAGCCGCGCATAAGACCATGGACGAGGTCGGCGGCGCGCTGCTCGCGATCGCGCTGGTGCTCTGCGCCGTGTTCATCCCGACCGCCTTCATCAGCGGCCTGCAGGGCACGTTCTACCAGCAATTCGCGGTCACGATCGCAGCCTCGACGGCGATCTCCTGCTTCGTATCGCTGACGCTCTCGCCGGCGATGTCGGCGGTGCTGCTCAAGCCGCACAAGAAGCATGACGAGCACGAGCAGCACGGCTTCTTCTACAAGCTGGGCGCGCCGGTCCGCTGGTTCTTCCATTACTTCAACGCCGGCTTCGACTGGCTGTCGCGCAGCTATGGGCGCGTCACCTCGCGGCTGATCCGCATCGCGGTGATCCTGCTGATCGTCTATTCCGGCCTGATCGCTGCCACCGTCTGGGACATCCGCCGGACGCCGACCGGCCTCGTGCCGCAGCTCGACCGCGGCTACTTCATCGCCGTTCTCCAGCTGCCGCCCGGCTCCTCGCTGCAGCGGACGGACGCCGTGCTGCGCAAGGCCAACGAGATCCTGCTGTCCCGCCCCGGCGTGGCGCATACCGTCGCCTTCGCCGGTCTCGACGGCGCGACCTTCACCATCGCGCCGAATACCGGCGTCGCCTTCGTCACGCTCGCGCCGTTCAAGGATCGCGAGAAGCAGGGGCTGACGACGCAGGGCATCTTCGCCGACCTCCGGCAGCAGATGTTCGGCATCTCGGAAGCCTTCACCCTGCTGATCGAGCCGCCGGCCATCCCGGGCATCGGCACCGGCGGCGGCCTGAAGGGCTATGTGCAGGATCGTTCCGGGCGCGGGCTCGCGGCGCTCGAAGGCGCAGCCTGGATCGTCGCCGGCTCGGCCGGGCAGGTCCCGGGCATCCAGCAGCCCTTCACGCTGTTCTCGACCAAGACGCCGCAGATCTATGCCGATATCGACCGCACCAAGGCGGAGATGCTCGGCGTGCCGATCACGCGCATCTTCGAGACGCTGTCGGTCTATATGGGCTCGGCCTATATCAACGACTTCAACCTGTTGGGCCGGACCTATCGCGTGACGGCGCAGGCCGACAACCCGTTCCGCCTGACCACGCGCGACGTCGCCAATCTCAAGACCCGCAACGCGGATGGAGAGATGGTGCCGATCGGCTCGATCGCGTCCTTCCACGACACGACCGGTGCCTATCGCGTGCCGCGCTACAACCTCTATCCGGCGGCGGAAGTGCAGCTCTCGATGGCGCACGGCTTCTCGACCGGCCAGGGCATCGCGGCCGTGGAGAAGATCGCTGCCGAGCGCCTGCCCGCAGGCTTCGGCTTCGAATGGACCGAGATCGCGCTGCAGGAGAAGCTCGCGGGCAATACGGCGATCATCGCCTTCGGGCTTGCCGTGGTCTTCGTCTTCCTGCTGCTGGCGGCGCTCTATGAGAGCTGGCTCCTGCCGCTCTCGGTCATCCTGATCGTGCCGATGTGTATCCTGGCCGCGATGTTCGGCGTGAACTACGCCAATCTCGACCGGAACATCCTCGTCGATATCGGCCTCGTCGTGCTCGTCGGTCTCGCCGCCAAGAACGCGATCCTGATCGTCGAGTTCGCCAAGCAGGCCGAGGACGAGGGCATGCATCGCCGCGACGCGGCGATCGCCGCCGCCCGCACCCGCCTGCGGCCGATCCTGATGACCTCGATGGCGTTCATCCTCGGCGTGCTGCCGCTGACCATCTCGGTCGGTGCCGGCGCGGAGATGCGCCAGGCGATGGGCATCGCGGTGTTCTCCGGCATGCTCGGCGTCACCTTCTTCGGCCTGATCTTCACGCCGGTGTTCTATGTGATGGTGCGCTGGCTGGCGGATCTTGGCGGGAAGCGGCGCAAGGCCAAGGCAGCGCAGCAGCAGCCGGGCGAAGCGCATTGACCCTTCGCCCGGTTCCTCGCCCAGCGAAGGAACCGGGCATTCGGCGACAGGAACGAGAAAGGGGCCGCGATCCGCGGCCCCTTTTTCATATTTGCGGTTGCGTGAAGGCGCGGGATCAGATCAGCCGGCGCGCGACCGCCCGACAGCCGAAGGCGAAACCGATGGCCAGAATCGTGGCGACGGCTCGCGGCACCGGATCTGGCACGGGCTCTCCGCGCGCGATCTGGACGAGCGTCAGCAGGATCATCAGAGCGGCGACGACAGCGAGGATGCCGGCCAGCACGGTCAGGCAGGCATAGACCATGGCGCGGCTGATGATCATCGCCGTCTCCCTGGAAGGCCGCCCAGCCTGACGACCGAGCGCAGCAGATGTCACCCCCGGGCGGAGCGAAGCGCCGATCCGGGATGACCAGCGCTTTTCAAGGCAGCCTCAGCAGGGCCGATCCTTTCAGCCCCACCACTTCTCCGTCACCGGAAAGCGGCCAGCGGCCAGCTCGATCACCTCGCCGAGCGAGAACAGCGTCTCCTCGTCGAAGGGGCGACCGATGAGCTGCAAGCCCAGCGGCAGACCCTGCGCATCGAGGCCGGCGGGCACGGCGATGCCGGGCAGGCCCGCCATGTTCACCGTCACCGTGAAGACGTCGTTGAGATACATCTCGACCGGATCGGCCGAACCCTTCTCGCCGATGCCGAAGGCGGCCGACGGCGTGGCAGGCGTCAGCACCGCGTCGATGCCCTGACCATAAGCGGTCTCGAAATCGCGCTTGATCAGGGTGCGGACTTTCTGGGCGCGCAGGTAGTAGGCGTCGTAATAGCCCGCCGAGAGAACGTAGGTGCCGATCATGATGCGGCGCTTGACCTCGGCGCCGAAGCCCGCGGCGCGGGTCTTCTCGTACATCTCGACGATGTCCTTGCCCTGCTCGCGCAGGCCATAGCGGACGCCGTCATAGCGGGCGAGGTTCGAGGAGGCCTCGGCCGGCGCGACGATGTAATAGGCCGGCAGGGCGTATTTCGTATGCGGCAGCGAAATCTCGACGATCTCGGCGCCGGCGGCCCTGAGCCATTCGATACCCTTCTGCCAGAGCGCATCGATCTCAGGGTTCAGGCCCTCGAGCCGGTATTCCCGGGGAATGCCGATCTTCATGCCCTTCACCGACCGACCGACGGAAGCCTCATAGTCGGGTACGGCCATATCGACCGAGGTGGTGTCCTTAGGGTCATGGCCGGACATCGAGCGTAACATCACGGCCGCGTCGCGCACGGTCTTGGCGATCGGCCCGGCCTGATCGAGCGAGGAGGCGAAGGCCACCGTGCCCCAGCGCGAGCAGCGGCCATAGGTCGGCTTGATGCCGACCGTGCCGGTGAAGGCTGCGGGCTGGCGGATCGAGCCGCCGGTATCGGTCGCGGTCGCGGCAAGGCAGAGATCGGCGGCGACGGCCGCGGCGGAACCGCCCGACGAGCCGCCCGGCACGAGATGGTTGCCCTCGACGGCACCGCCCTGCCCGGCCCCGACATTGGAGCCCTTGCGGCGCCAGGGGTTCACGACATTGCCGAAGGCCGAGGTCTCGTTCGACGAGCCCATGGCGAACTCGTCGTTGTTGAGCTTGCCGAGCATCACCGCGCCATCGCGCCAGAGCTGGCTCGTCACGGTCGACTCATAGGCCGGCACGAAATTGCCGAGGATCTTCGAGCAGGCGGTGGTGCGCACGCCGTTGGTGGCGAACAGGTCCTTGATGCCGAGCGGCAGGCCTTCGAGCGGGCGGGCCTCGCCCTTGGCGAGCTTCTCGTCGGAGGCAGCGGCCTGCTTCAGAGCATGCTCGGGCGTTTCCAGCACATAGGCGTTGAGGGCGCGCGCCTTCTCGACGGCGGCGATATGCGCCTTCGTCAGCTCGGTCGCGGAGAAGGTCTTGGCTTTCAGGCCGTCGCGGGCCTCGGTCAGCGTCAGGCGGGTGAGATCGGTCACGGTTTCAATTCCGTTCTGTAGGCAGATGGCGGCCCCGGACGGCGCGCGGCCTCTCCGGAACGATCGAAGAAGCGGCTAGCCGCCGCTTACTCGATCACCTTCGGCACCATGAAATAATCGTCCTCGGAGGCGGGAGCGTTGGCGACGATGGTGTCGGCGATCTCGCCATCGGTGACCACGTCCTCGCGCTGCTTCATCGCCATCGGCGTCACCGAGGTCATCGGCTCGACGCCATCGACATCGACCTCGTCGAGTTGCTCGACGAAGCCGAGGATGGCGTTGAGCTCGCCTTGCAGCTTGGGCAGATCGGCCTCCGGCACGGCGATGCGCGCGAGATGCGCGACGCGTTTGACGGTGGCGAGATCGACCGACATGGCGGACTCCTGAGAAAGTGGCGGCGCAGCAGCGCCAATCGTTGTCAGGGCTATAAGCGGAGGAGCAAGCGCCCGCAACAGAAGCCCATCATTTACCAGACAAGGCGCGGGGAACCCCTCTCCTGCATCGAAGTCGGCTGTTGCCGACTTCGACACTTTAATGTGCTGATCTCGGCAACAGCCGAGATCAGTGAGAGGGGCAGGGGTGAGGTGTAGGTCCCTGGACCAGTTCGCATCACCTCA encodes:
- the gatA gene encoding Glutamyl-tRNA(Gln) amidotransferase subunit A, which gives rise to MTDLTRLTLTEARDGLKAKTFSATELTKAHIAAVEKARALNAYVLETPEHALKQAAASDEKLAKGEARPLEGLPLGIKDLFATNGVRTTACSKILGNFVPAYESTVTSQLWRDGAVMLGKLNNDEFAMGSSNETSAFGNVVNPWRRKGSNVGAGQGGAVEGNHLVPGGSSGGSAAAVAADLCLAATATDTGGSIRQPAAFTGTVGIKPTYGRCSRWGTVAFASSLDQAGPIAKTVRDAAVMLRSMSGHDPKDTTSVDMAVPDYEASVGRSVKGMKIGIPREYRLEGLNPEIDALWQKGIEWLRAAGAEIVEISLPHTKYALPAYYIVAPAEASSNLARYDGVRYGLREQGKDIVEMYEKTRAAGFGAEVKRRIMIGTYVLSAGYYDAYYLRAQKVRTLIKRDFETAYGQGIDAVLTPATPSAAFGIGEKGSADPVEMYLNDVFTVTVNMAGLPGIAVPAGLDAQGLPLGLQLIGRPFDEETLFSLGEVIELAAGRFPVTEKWWG
- the gatC gene encoding Aspartyl/glutamyl-tRNA(Asn/Gln) amidotransferase subunit C; translation: MSVDLATVKRVAHLARIAVPEADLPKLQGELNAILGFVEQLDEVDVDGVEPMTSVTPMAMKQREDVVTDGEIADTIVANAPASEDDYFMVPKVIE